One window of Nocardia nova SH22a genomic DNA carries:
- a CDS encoding GDSL-type esterase/lipase family protein codes for MIVNPDAFTILCFGDSNTFGQPSEGSGRLPIDVRWTGRLQQLLGEGYAVVEEGLGGRTTDLDDPDRDDRNGRTYFQPCLRSHSPLDVVVIMLGNNDLKAKFGRETDAVATALEGYVDNIERTAWTRTGGVPAILLVGPIHIDADQPAFTEQSSEYDAESVRKSRELGAAIRRVADRRNLLFADAASVARAGDDGVHLSRDSHEPLARLIAHEIIGPHPRAT; via the coding sequence TTGATTGTCAACCCCGACGCCTTCACCATTCTGTGCTTCGGCGACTCCAATACGTTCGGTCAACCATCCGAGGGGAGCGGGCGATTGCCGATCGACGTACGTTGGACAGGGCGGCTTCAGCAACTTCTGGGCGAGGGATATGCCGTTGTCGAAGAGGGGCTCGGCGGCCGCACCACCGACTTGGATGATCCTGATCGTGACGACCGCAATGGCCGGACGTACTTTCAACCATGTCTGCGCAGCCACTCCCCCTTGGACGTGGTGGTCATCATGTTGGGGAACAATGATCTCAAGGCCAAGTTCGGTCGAGAAACAGATGCCGTGGCCACCGCACTCGAGGGGTACGTCGACAATATCGAGCGCACGGCATGGACTCGCACAGGTGGAGTTCCGGCGATATTGCTGGTCGGTCCGATCCATATCGACGCCGACCAACCCGCATTTACTGAGCAGAGTTCCGAGTACGACGCCGAATCCGTGCGCAAATCGCGGGAACTCGGCGCTGCGATACGCCGCGTCGCAGACAGACGCAATCTACTGTTCGCAGACGCGGCTTCCGTCGCACGAGCGGGTGATGACGGAGTACACCTCAGCCGTGATTCACACGAACCACTCGCCAGGCTGATAGCCCACGAGATCATCGGGCCGCATCCGCGTGCCACGTAG